Proteins co-encoded in one Sebastes fasciatus isolate fSebFas1 chromosome 11, fSebFas1.pri, whole genome shotgun sequence genomic window:
- the wnt9a gene encoding protein Wnt-9a, producing the protein MLDGHLLLGWLSFTVIVYLLNLPGPTAAYFGLTGNEPLSILPLNSLPEENVGRAHFKLCDRLKLEKKQRRMCRRDPGVAETLREAITMSALECQYQFRFERWNCTLEGRHRANILKRGFKETAFLYAISSAGLTHALAKACSAGRMERCTCDEAPDLENRKAWQWGGCGDNLKYANKFVKDFLGKRSNKDLRARVDMHNTNVGMKVIKAGVETTCKCHGVSGSCTVQTCWRQLLPFHEIGKQLKQRYETSIKVGSSTNEATGEGEISTGRSQQQQQQQQPQQQQQQQQQQQQPVPGLNDPIPRTMDLLHIEDSPSFCRPSKYSSGTAARKCYKDKNCDAICCGRGHNTQSREVTRPCQCQVRWCCYVECKQCTQREEVYTCKG; encoded by the exons GTTGACAGGTAATGAACCGTTGTCTATCCTGCCACTGAACTCTCTACCAGAGGAGAACGTGGGCAGGGCCCACTTCAAGCTGTGCGACCGGCTCAAACTGGAAAAGAAGCAGCGCAGGATGTGCAGACGAGACCCGGGCGTGGCGGAGACCCTGAGAGAGGCCATCACCATGAGCGCCCTAGAATGCCAGTATCAATTCCGCTTTGAGAGGTGGAACTGCACCTTAGAGGGGCGCCACCGAGCCAACATACTAAAGAGGG GATTTAAAGAGACAGCCTTCCTGTATGCCATCTCCTCGGCGGGCCTGACCCATGCGTTGGCCAAAGCTTGCAGCGCAGGACGCATGGAGCGCTGCACGTGTGACGAGGCCCCGGACCTGGAGAACCGCAAGGCGTGGCAGTGGGGAGGCTGCGGAGACAACCTCAAATACGCAAACAAGTTTGTCAAGGACTTCCTGGGCAAACGCTCCAACAAGGACCTGCGCGCTCGCGTGGATATGCACAACACAAATGTGGGCATGAAG GTAATCAAGGCCGGAGTGGAGACCACTTGCAAATGCCACGGCGTCTCCGGCTCCTGCACCGTCCAGACCTGCTGGAGGCAGCTCCTGCCCTTCCACGAGATCGGCAAGCAGCTGAAGCAGCGCTACGAGACCTCCATTAAGGTCGGCAGTTCCACCAACGAGGCCACGGGGGAGGGAGAGATCTCCACAGGCCGgagtcagcagcagcaacaacagcagcaaccacagcagcagcaacagcagcaacagcagcaacaacagcccGTGCCTGGCCTGAACGATCCAATCCCTCGCACTATGGACTTGCTCCACATCGAGGACTCGCCCAGTTTCTGTAGGCCCAGCAAGTACTCGTCGGGCACGGCGGCTCGTAAGTGCTACAAGGACAAGAACTGCGACGCTATTTGCTGCGGGCGAGGCCATAACACTCAAAGTAGGGAGGTGACCCGGCCCTGCCAGTGCCAGGTGCGCTGGTGCTGCTACGTCGAATGCAAGCAGTgcacacagagagaagaggtCTATACCTGCAAAGGGTAA